In one window of Terriglobales bacterium DNA:
- a CDS encoding glycosyltransferase, producing GLSPLSDLKALRALRRLMQEVRPHITNVSTTKAGLIGGLAARSAGVPIRVCVLGGIRYQAAGGIRGALRKIAERIACGSAHRRICVSESVRKRLELDGLLTAESSCVLASGSSNGVDAPRFAPTGERVAHAKRLRHELDIPAEAPVVGFVGRFTREAGLPELLAAHEMLKKTVTGGRLLVVGGDEAGDALPAEVRQRMRTDRTIVCTGSVEDPAPYYHVMDVLALPSHGEGFPDTVLEAYAAGKPVVATRAMGVIDAVMEEGTGLLAPVGNAHALAEALDRMLKSPETRREMGAAGRRWVERDFRPVRIWREMEKEYRRLLEARGLPLPVREPVTTGFLEANA from the coding sequence GCGGCCTCTCGCCGCTGAGCGACCTGAAGGCGCTGCGCGCCCTGCGCCGGCTGATGCAGGAAGTCCGGCCGCATATCACGAATGTGAGCACGACCAAGGCGGGGTTGATCGGCGGCCTCGCGGCTCGCAGCGCGGGCGTGCCGATCCGGGTCTGCGTTCTGGGCGGGATCCGCTACCAGGCGGCAGGCGGGATCCGCGGCGCGCTGCGGAAGATCGCGGAGCGCATCGCGTGTGGGAGCGCGCACCGCCGCATCTGCGTGAGCGAATCGGTGCGGAAACGGTTGGAGCTCGACGGGTTGCTCACCGCGGAGAGCTCGTGCGTGCTGGCGTCGGGCTCGAGCAACGGCGTGGACGCGCCGCGCTTTGCGCCCACCGGCGAACGCGTTGCGCACGCCAAGCGCCTGCGGCATGAGTTGGACATTCCGGCGGAAGCCCCGGTGGTCGGATTCGTCGGGCGCTTCACGCGCGAGGCGGGATTGCCGGAGCTGCTGGCGGCGCACGAGATGCTCAAGAAGACAGTGACCGGAGGGCGGCTGCTGGTCGTGGGTGGGGACGAGGCCGGCGACGCGCTGCCGGCGGAGGTGCGCCAGCGGATGCGGACCGATCGCACGATCGTCTGCACCGGGTCGGTCGAAGATCCGGCGCCGTACTACCACGTCATGGACGTGCTGGCGCTGCCGTCGCACGGGGAAGGTTTCCCTGATACCGTGCTCGAGGCGTACGCGGCGGGCAAGCCGGTCGTCGCGACCCGCGCGATGGGGGTCATCGACGCGGTGATGGAGGAAGGGACCGGGCTGCTGGCGCCGGTGGGCAACGCGCACGCGCTGGCCGAGGCACTGGACCGCATGCTGAAGTCGCCCGAGACGCGGCGTGAGATGGGCGCCGCTGGGCGCCGCTGGGTCGAACGCGATTTCCGGCCGGTGCGCATCTGGCGCGAGATGGAGAAGGAATACCGGCGCTTGCTCGAAGCACGTGGCCTTCCGCTGCCGGTGCGGGAGCCGGTCACGACCGGATTCCTGGAAGCGAACGCATAG
- a CDS encoding response regulator — translation MRRSGMDSPTAESPNLESPTLLCIDDRAQVLALRKAALEQQGYSVKVATCSYAAIKTLEENEIAAVVLEYKQEGMDAEAVAYHIKHRFPRVPVILVSAYAEMPQRILWLVDEYVLKSELPHGLVRILRSQVQVARKATRSEERGMVSAMAA, via the coding sequence ATGAGGAGAAGTGGTATGGACTCTCCCACTGCGGAATCTCCCAATCTGGAATCTCCCACTCTCTTGTGCATTGACGATCGGGCACAAGTGTTGGCGCTACGCAAGGCAGCTCTTGAACAACAGGGCTATTCGGTAAAAGTAGCGACTTGTAGCTACGCGGCGATCAAGACTCTGGAAGAAAACGAGATCGCGGCAGTTGTGCTGGAGTACAAGCAAGAAGGCATGGATGCCGAAGCGGTCGCCTATCACATCAAGCACCGGTTTCCCAGAGTGCCGGTTATCCTGGTTTCGGCGTATGCCGAGATGCCACAGCGGATCCTGTGGCTGGTAGATGAGTACGTGTTGAAGAGCGAATTACCGCATGGACTGGTGCGGATTTTGAGAAGTCAGGTGCAAGTCGCCAGGAAGGCCACCCGTTCTGAAGAGCGTGGCATGGTCAGCGCGATGGCTGCTTGA
- a CDS encoding Rrf2 family transcriptional regulator, with translation MLSQTSKYALRALVELARQPEGSAVRGQELAESTQIPPQYLAKIMTGLRNAGIVAATRGAGGGYRLERPANRIALIDVIALFEGSAARPQCFLGINKECDPTHPCSAHASWGSLRAMFLGFLEHTMVSEISRVPQLPYGLGDVHKGDRP, from the coding sequence ATGCTCTCGCAGACCTCGAAGTACGCGCTCCGGGCCCTGGTCGAGCTGGCGCGCCAGCCCGAAGGGAGCGCCGTCCGCGGCCAGGAGCTGGCGGAGAGCACGCAGATCCCGCCGCAATATCTCGCCAAGATCATGACCGGGCTGCGCAACGCGGGCATCGTGGCCGCGACCCGCGGCGCCGGCGGCGGATACCGGCTCGAGCGGCCGGCGAACCGCATCGCGCTGATCGACGTCATCGCGCTTTTCGAGGGCTCCGCGGCGCGGCCACAGTGCTTCCTCGGGATCAACAAGGAGTGCGACCCGACGCATCCCTGCAGCGCGCATGCCTCATGGGGCTCGTTGCGCGCCATGTTCCTCGGCTTCCTCGAACACACCATGGTCAGCGAGATCTCACGCGTACCGCAGCTGCCTTACGGGCTGGGCGACGTGCACAAAGGAGATCGTCCGTGA
- a CDS encoding cytochrome c: MRRHVVLLCALAALSASAAAQDPAAYFKTNCMSCHTVGGGRLAGPDLKDVTQRRDKAWLVQWMQSPRAVLDSGDAYAQKMLQDSRGVVMPPPAGMNPQLAAALVDLLDAESKLPRSQFAGVQISDRPFNQQDVALGLALFTGEKRMANGGPACISCHTMKGMTGLHGGRLGPDLTLVYERLQGRKGLGAWLGAPASPTMAPVFKATALSNDEIFAMTALFEHETKQRGHDDQTPLLNFFLLGVGGAVVGLVTFDRIWKKRLTGVRRQLVHRSRGEE, from the coding sequence GTGAGACGCCACGTTGTATTGCTATGTGCGCTGGCGGCGCTGAGCGCGTCAGCAGCGGCGCAAGATCCGGCCGCCTACTTCAAGACGAACTGCATGAGCTGCCACACCGTCGGCGGAGGACGGCTGGCCGGTCCCGACCTCAAGGACGTGACGCAGCGCCGCGACAAGGCGTGGCTGGTGCAGTGGATGCAGAGCCCGCGCGCCGTGCTCGATTCCGGCGACGCCTACGCGCAGAAGATGCTGCAGGATTCGCGCGGCGTCGTGATGCCGCCGCCGGCCGGCATGAACCCCCAGCTGGCCGCTGCGCTGGTCGACCTGCTCGACGCCGAGTCGAAGCTGCCGCGCTCGCAGTTCGCCGGCGTGCAGATCAGCGACCGTCCGTTCAACCAGCAGGACGTCGCGCTCGGGCTGGCGCTGTTCACCGGCGAGAAACGGATGGCGAACGGCGGGCCGGCGTGCATCTCCTGCCACACCATGAAGGGCATGACCGGCCTGCACGGCGGCCGGCTCGGCCCCGACCTCACGCTGGTCTACGAACGCCTGCAGGGCCGCAAGGGCCTGGGCGCGTGGCTGGGAGCGCCGGCGAGCCCGACGATGGCGCCGGTCTTCAAGGCGACGGCCCTCAGCAACGACGAGATCTTTGCCATGACGGCGCTCTTCGAGCACGAGACCAAGCAACGCGGCCACGACGATCAGACGCCACTGCTCAACTTCTTCCTGCTCGGGGTGGGCGGAGCGGTCGTCGGCCTGGTCACGTTCGACCGCATCTGGAAGAAGCGCCTGACGGGAGTCCGGCGGCAGCTTGTGCATCGCTCACGAGGTGAAGAATGA
- a CDS encoding nitrate reductase subunit alpha, with translation MKVLDPISWIKDEVDPKLRGWEEFYRNRWQHDKIVRSTHGVNCTGGCTWQIYVKDGIVTWEMQGLDYPMLENGLPPYEPRGCQRGISYSWYLYSPLRVKYPYTRGALLDLWKQARAQHDDPVEAWRSLVEDPEKRQRWQKARGKGGFRRADWDTVLELIAAANLYTIKKHGPDRIAGFSPIPAMSMISYASGARMLQLLGGISLSFYDWYCDLPPASPETWGEQTDVQESADWYNAKLLAVMGSNLNMTRTPDCHFAAEARHNGSKMWVFTPDFAQVSKYADEWVAINAGQDGAWWMAVNHVLLNEFHHQKQTPYFLEYTKKYTDAPYLVEIKQEHGEYSAGQLLRANRLRKYTTVENGEWKFLMWDALSSSPKMPKGSVGDRWATQDKGKWNMKLEDGLDNRPIEPTLTFLGEKQPVPVVFHDFCEGKAQRREVPVRKLQTADGKSVLVATVYDLLLAQYGVARGLNGDYPADYNDETQAYTPAWAEKYTGMSRDMVIRFAREWGVTAEKTGGKCTVIIGAGINHWYHANLMYRAAIHALMFSGCIGVNGGGLAHYVGQEKLAPGESWAAIAFARDWMPAVRLQNAPSWHYVHTDQWRYEKQFTDYHTVPPPNGFGALAQGHTMDLQVRAVRSGWLPFYPQFAKSSLKLVEEAKAAGAKGDDEVTRYVVEQLKAKKLRFSVEDPDAEANWPRVWFIWRGNALMASAKGHEFFLRHYLGTHSNAISPETAEGTVKEVEWHKHAPLGKMDLVVDLNFRMDTSALYSDIVLPAATFYEKADLNSTDMHSFIHPLSAAVPPSWESKSDWQIFRAVAKKISELAAKHFPNPVQDIVASPLAHDSAAEIAQPAIRDWSKGEIEAIPGKTMPNLKVVTRDYKNLYQQFISFGPLVRANGLGAHGTSYAIEDEYDAALRTLPVVEWEGKKYPSLHDDEDACNLILRFASVTNGELAYRSYKNMEARTGLKLTQLAEKNRGVRLSYKDLQSHPHRLLNSPMWSGLTENGRAYSPFTYNVETLVPWRTLTGKQHFYLDHPLYIQFGEHLPTYKPKPSAVQYGELAVSEAVGPTLMLNYLTPHGKWHIHSTYGDNQRMTTLSRGVEPFWMNDADADAIGIVDNDWVEVHNDNGVVVTRAAVSARIPRGICIQYHSPERTYSVPTSPLRGHRRAGGHNSLTRVRLKPNLMAGGYGQFTYHFNYWGPIGCNRDTHILVRKLPELKW, from the coding sequence ATGAAGGTCCTCGACCCGATCTCCTGGATCAAGGATGAAGTCGACCCCAAGCTGCGCGGCTGGGAGGAGTTCTACCGGAACCGCTGGCAGCACGACAAGATCGTGCGCTCCACCCACGGCGTGAACTGCACCGGCGGCTGCACCTGGCAGATCTACGTGAAGGACGGCATCGTCACGTGGGAGATGCAGGGGCTCGACTACCCGATGCTGGAGAACGGGCTGCCGCCCTACGAGCCGCGCGGCTGCCAGCGAGGCATCTCGTATTCCTGGTACCTGTACTCGCCGCTGCGGGTGAAGTATCCGTACACGCGCGGCGCGCTGCTCGACCTGTGGAAGCAGGCGCGCGCGCAGCACGATGATCCGGTCGAGGCGTGGCGCTCGCTGGTCGAGGACCCCGAGAAGCGGCAGCGCTGGCAGAAAGCGCGCGGCAAGGGCGGCTTTCGCCGCGCCGACTGGGACACCGTGCTGGAGCTGATCGCCGCCGCCAACCTCTACACCATCAAGAAGCACGGGCCGGACCGCATCGCGGGCTTCTCGCCCATCCCGGCGATGTCGATGATCAGTTACGCCTCGGGCGCGCGCATGCTGCAGCTGCTGGGCGGCATCTCGCTCAGCTTCTACGACTGGTACTGCGACCTGCCGCCGGCTTCGCCCGAGACCTGGGGCGAGCAGACCGACGTGCAGGAGTCGGCCGACTGGTACAACGCCAAGCTGCTCGCCGTGATGGGCTCGAACCTCAACATGACGCGGACTCCCGACTGTCACTTCGCGGCCGAGGCGCGCCACAACGGCTCGAAGATGTGGGTCTTCACGCCCGACTTCGCGCAGGTCTCCAAGTATGCCGACGAGTGGGTGGCCATCAACGCCGGGCAGGACGGCGCCTGGTGGATGGCCGTCAACCACGTCCTGCTGAACGAGTTCCACCACCAGAAGCAGACGCCCTACTTCCTCGAGTACACGAAGAAGTACACCGACGCGCCCTACCTGGTCGAGATCAAGCAGGAACACGGAGAGTACTCAGCCGGCCAGCTGCTCCGGGCCAATCGCCTGCGGAAGTACACGACGGTGGAGAACGGCGAGTGGAAGTTCCTGATGTGGGACGCGCTGAGCTCGTCGCCGAAGATGCCGAAGGGCAGCGTCGGCGACCGTTGGGCCACACAGGACAAGGGCAAATGGAACATGAAGCTGGAAGACGGGCTCGACAACCGCCCGATCGAGCCGACGCTCACGTTCCTCGGCGAGAAGCAGCCGGTCCCGGTCGTCTTTCACGACTTCTGCGAGGGCAAGGCGCAACGCCGCGAGGTGCCGGTGCGCAAGCTCCAGACGGCGGATGGCAAGAGTGTTCTGGTCGCGACGGTCTATGACCTGCTCCTGGCGCAGTACGGGGTCGCGCGCGGCCTGAACGGCGACTACCCCGCCGACTACAACGACGAGACCCAGGCCTACACGCCGGCGTGGGCGGAGAAGTACACCGGCATGAGCCGCGACATGGTCATCCGGTTCGCGCGCGAGTGGGGCGTGACCGCGGAGAAGACCGGCGGCAAGTGCACGGTCATCATCGGCGCGGGCATCAACCACTGGTACCACGCGAACCTGATGTACCGCGCGGCCATCCACGCGCTGATGTTCAGCGGGTGCATCGGGGTGAACGGCGGCGGCCTCGCGCACTACGTCGGGCAGGAAAAGCTGGCGCCGGGCGAGTCGTGGGCGGCCATCGCGTTCGCGCGCGACTGGATGCCGGCGGTGCGCCTGCAGAACGCGCCCAGCTGGCACTACGTCCACACCGACCAGTGGCGCTACGAGAAACAGTTCACCGACTACCACACCGTGCCGCCGCCCAACGGTTTCGGCGCGCTCGCGCAGGGACACACCATGGACCTGCAGGTGCGCGCGGTGCGCTCCGGCTGGCTGCCGTTCTATCCGCAGTTCGCCAAGAGCTCGCTGAAGCTGGTGGAAGAAGCCAAGGCGGCGGGCGCGAAGGGCGACGACGAGGTCACGCGCTACGTCGTCGAGCAACTGAAGGCGAAGAAGCTGCGCTTCTCGGTCGAGGATCCCGACGCCGAGGCGAACTGGCCGCGCGTGTGGTTCATCTGGCGCGGCAACGCGCTAATGGCCAGCGCCAAGGGCCACGAGTTCTTCCTGCGGCACTATCTCGGAACGCACTCCAACGCCATCTCGCCGGAGACGGCGGAAGGCACGGTCAAGGAAGTGGAGTGGCACAAGCACGCGCCGCTCGGGAAGATGGACCTGGTCGTCGACCTGAACTTCCGCATGGATACGTCGGCGCTTTACAGCGACATCGTGCTGCCGGCGGCGACGTTCTACGAGAAGGCCGACCTGAACTCCACCGACATGCACAGCTTCATCCATCCGCTGTCGGCGGCGGTGCCACCGTCGTGGGAATCGAAGAGCGACTGGCAGATCTTCCGCGCGGTAGCGAAGAAGATCTCGGAGCTCGCGGCCAAGCACTTCCCGAACCCGGTGCAGGACATCGTCGCATCGCCGCTCGCGCACGATTCGGCCGCCGAGATCGCGCAGCCCGCGATCCGCGACTGGTCGAAGGGCGAGATCGAAGCCATCCCCGGCAAGACGATGCCGAACCTGAAAGTCGTCACCCGCGACTACAAGAACCTCTACCAGCAGTTCATCTCGTTCGGACCGCTGGTCCGCGCCAACGGCCTGGGAGCGCACGGCACCAGCTACGCCATCGAAGATGAGTACGACGCCGCGCTGAGGACGCTGCCGGTGGTCGAGTGGGAAGGGAAGAAGTACCCGTCGCTGCACGACGACGAGGACGCCTGCAACCTGATCCTGCGCTTCGCGTCGGTCACGAACGGCGAGCTCGCCTACCGCTCCTACAAGAACATGGAAGCGCGCACCGGGCTGAAGCTCACGCAACTGGCAGAGAAGAACCGGGGCGTGCGGCTCAGCTACAAGGACCTGCAGTCGCATCCGCACCGGCTGCTGAACTCGCCGATGTGGTCGGGGTTGACGGAGAACGGCCGCGCGTACTCGCCCTTCACTTACAACGTGGAGACGCTGGTGCCGTGGCGCACGCTCACCGGCAAGCAGCACTTCTATCTCGACCACCCGCTCTACATCCAGTTCGGCGAACACCTGCCGACCTACAAGCCCAAGCCGTCGGCCGTGCAGTACGGCGAACTGGCGGTGAGCGAAGCGGTCGGACCGACGCTGATGCTGAATTACCTGACGCCGCACGGCAAGTGGCACATCCACTCCACCTACGGCGACAACCAGCGCATGACCACGCTCTCGCGCGGCGTAGAACCGTTCTGGATGAACGACGCCGACGCCGACGCCATCGGCATCGTCGACAACGACTGGGTCGAGGTGCACAACGACAACGGTGTGGTCGTCACGCGCGCCGCGGTCAGCGCGCGCATCCCGCGCGGCATCTGCATCCAGTACCACTCGCCCGAGCGCACCTACTCGGTGCCGACCTCGCCCTTGCGCGGACATCGCCGCGCCGGCGGCCACAACAGCCTGACGCGCGTCCGGCTGAAACCCAATCTCATGGCCGGCGGCTACGGCCAGTTCACCTACCACTTCAACTACTGGGGACCGATCGGGTGCAACCGCGACACGCACATCCTGGTGAGGAAACTGCCGGAGCTCAAATGGTGA
- the narH gene encoding nitrate reductase subunit beta, whose translation MNVRSQVSMVFHLDKCIGCHTCSVACKNIWTDRKGAEYMWWNNVETKPGTGFPTAWEDQEKYKGGWEKKNGSIELKSQNKGDALFKIFHNPNQPTMDDYYEPWTYDYQNLFNAPEGADQPTARPISMVTGEYINVESGPNWDDDLGGSPVYAKNDPNLDGLTEFQKQQLFATERLVFFYFPRICNHCLNPCCVAACPSGALYKRGEDGIVLIDQQRCRGWRACVSACPYKKTFYNWNTGKSEKCILCFPRLETGQAPACFHSCVGRIRYLGNVLYDASRLEEVANLPDDQLVEGHRSLVLDPCDPAVIAAAKANGLHDSVIESAQKSPVYKFVKTWKLALPPHVEYRTFPMLFYVPPMSPVMATKDGDVLNHESGDLFHDIEQSRVPMAYLAKLFGAGQESFVRYALRKQKAVRWYRRALTVGDVTMETAQRMLAEADCSAEEAEAIYQLTSLCTFEDRFVIPPMHREEAIAMMEDPMEHKASAGFGFVQGPQRGL comes from the coding sequence ATGAATGTTCGCTCGCAAGTCTCGATGGTTTTCCACCTCGACAAGTGCATCGGGTGCCACACCTGTTCGGTCGCGTGCAAGAACATCTGGACCGACCGCAAGGGCGCGGAATACATGTGGTGGAACAACGTGGAGACCAAGCCCGGCACCGGCTTTCCCACCGCGTGGGAGGACCAGGAGAAGTACAAGGGCGGCTGGGAGAAGAAGAACGGCTCCATCGAGCTGAAGTCGCAGAACAAGGGCGACGCGCTCTTCAAGATCTTCCACAACCCCAACCAGCCGACCATGGACGACTACTACGAGCCATGGACCTACGACTACCAGAACCTGTTCAACGCTCCGGAAGGCGCCGACCAGCCGACCGCGCGGCCGATCTCGATGGTCACCGGCGAATACATCAACGTGGAATCCGGGCCGAACTGGGACGACGACCTCGGCGGCTCGCCCGTCTACGCGAAGAACGATCCCAACCTCGACGGCCTGACCGAGTTCCAGAAGCAGCAGTTGTTTGCCACCGAGCGGCTGGTCTTCTTTTACTTTCCGCGCATCTGCAACCACTGCCTGAACCCGTGCTGCGTGGCGGCATGCCCTTCGGGCGCGCTCTACAAGCGCGGCGAAGACGGCATCGTGCTCATCGACCAGCAGCGCTGTCGCGGGTGGCGCGCGTGCGTCTCGGCGTGCCCTTACAAGAAAACGTTCTACAACTGGAACACCGGCAAGTCGGAGAAGTGCATCCTGTGCTTCCCGCGGCTCGAGACCGGACAGGCCCCGGCGTGCTTCCACTCCTGCGTCGGCCGCATCCGCTACCTGGGCAACGTGCTGTATGACGCCTCGCGCCTGGAAGAAGTCGCGAACCTGCCCGACGATCAGCTCGTCGAAGGGCACCGCTCGCTCGTCCTCGATCCCTGCGACCCGGCGGTCATCGCGGCGGCGAAGGCGAACGGCCTGCACGACTCGGTCATCGAGTCGGCGCAGAAGTCGCCGGTCTACAAGTTCGTGAAGACGTGGAAGCTGGCGCTGCCGCCGCACGTCGAGTACCGCACCTTCCCGATGCTGTTCTACGTGCCGCCGATGTCGCCGGTGATGGCGACCAAGGACGGCGACGTGCTGAACCACGAATCGGGCGACCTGTTCCACGACATCGAGCAGTCGCGCGTCCCGATGGCTTACCTGGCCAAGCTGTTCGGCGCCGGGCAGGAAAGCTTCGTGCGCTACGCGCTGCGCAAGCAGAAGGCGGTGCGCTGGTACCGGCGCGCCCTGACCGTGGGCGACGTCACGATGGAAACAGCGCAGCGCATGCTCGCCGAGGCCGATTGCTCCGCGGAAGAAGCCGAAGCCATCTACCAGCTCACCTCGCTCTGCACCTTCGAGGACCGCTTCG